The genome window AAGAAGCTAGGGTCGAGGAACTGGTTCCGCTCTCCGAGGCGTGTTAGGAGTTTTAACATTCTTTGGGCTCAAGGGCTTGTCTGTCCACCCATTTGACCGAAAAACTTGTATCTCTTCTAGATTCACATATTTTTCCGCCCGAGCAAGTAGCTCATCGTAAGTAGATGGTGGTTTTTTGATCAAAGATTTAAGAAAATCCCCCGTAGCAAGTCCTTGGGTGAAAGCGCTGATGAGCAGATCAGTAGTAGCAGTAGGCACTTCAAGGGCCAAAGCACTGAATCGTCGAATATATGTGCGCAAATCTTCTTGGCCTTGCTGTTTGATGGCAAAAAGACTAAGAGTAGTTGTAGGGTGTTTTTTGCTACTAGCAAAGTGGTGTAAAAATGCCTTGCTGAAATCTTTGAACTCCTTGATATCCCCCGTTCGTAGTAGGTTAAACCATTGCTGCGCTGGCCCAATCAGGGTATTGAAGAAGATTCGGCACTTGATCGGGTCAGAATATTTGTGCAGCAGTGCGGCATTTTCGAAACGGGGCAAGTGCTCTTCTGGGTCTCCTTTTCCATCATATTCTCCCACATGTGGGAACTTAAAGTTTTTGGGGAGTTTGGACTCCAGTATTTCGGCAGAGAAGGGAATATTCCGGACTGGCGTGGCTAGATATCCGGATTGTTT of Henckelia pumila isolate YLH828 unplaced genomic scaffold, ASM3356847v2 CTG_245:::fragment_2:::debris, whole genome shotgun sequence contains these proteins:
- the LOC140870772 gene encoding uncharacterized protein, with the protein product TPVRNIPFSAEILESKLPKNFKFPHVGEYDGKGDPEEHLPRFENAALLHKYSDPIKCRIFFNTLIGPAQQWFNLLRTGDIKEFKDFSKAFLHHFASSKKHPTTTLSLFAIKQQGQEDLRTYIRRFSALALEVPTATTDLLISAFTQGLATGDFLKSLIKKPPSTYDELLARAEKYVNLEEIQVFRSNGWTDKPLSPKNVKTPNTPRRAEPVPRP